ATTTCTTTTACCGGTTGTTCTACTATATTTCTTCGTTTATGATTTGGATATCCGATTTTATCCTGAAGAGATTTTTCAAAACCGAAGGCGATCAAATCAACCTTTCCTTCAGCAAAGTAGAGTTGGGGAATTATATTAGTGAACAAATGAATTCGGTTGAAGACCATGAAAGTGTGGACTCTGAAATTCAGATTTTTCAAAATGCCTTAGAGTTTTCGGGAGTTAAAGCCAGAGACATCATGACGCCTAGAACCGAACTGGTGGCTGTAGAATTGCACAGCTCGATTGTTGATTTAAGGTCGCTTTTCATTGAAACTGGCTACTCCAAAATACTGGTCTATTTTAATTCGTTGGATGATATTGTTGGCTATGTTCATTCGTTTGAACTGTTTAAAAAACCACGAAGCATCAAATCGGTCATGATACCGGTAGAGTTTGTCCCGGAAACTATTTTTATCAAAGACGTCATGAACTTGCTGACCAAAAAGCGTAAAAGTGTAGCGGTGATTTTGGATGAATACGGCGGCACCTCGGGCATAGTCACTATGGAAGATATTGTAGAAGAACTTTTTGGCGAAATTGAAGACGAACACGATTCAGACGAAGCTTTAATAGAAAACCCACTGGACGACAAAAGCTATTTATTTTCTACTCGTCTTGATGTGGAATATTTAAACGAAACGTATAATCTTGACATTCCCGAAAGTGATTCTTATAGTACTTTGGGCGGATTTATTGTAGACTTTTCTAAAGAAATTCCCCAAAAAGGAGACCAAATTACCATCGGCAGCTTCCAATTTAGCATTGAAGAAGCCTCTAACAAAAAGATTGAATTGGTTAAAATGACTATAATCGATTAAATTCTTTAAAAAAATCAAAAAATTATTTGAAATTATAACTAGGTGAGTATTATTATTTCACAGATAATTGTATTTTCGCAAACTGAATTAAAAATTAACATAAATAGAAATGGCAGTTTTATCAAAAATTAGAAAACGCTCAGGTTTACTTTTACTAGCTATCGGTTTTGCCTTATTATCATTTGTAGTACAGGATTTATTTACCAAAGGCTTCAAAAGTTTATCTACTGACGTAGGATCCGTAAACGGAAAAGATATTTCTTTTGATGAGTTTAGAGTAAAAGTGGCAAACACTGAAAAAAATGCGCAAAACGGTCAAAACATGACGTCAATGCAAGCATCTAATCAGGTTTGGAACCAAGAAGTAAACATCGCTTTACTTTCGGCTGAATTCGAAAAATTAGGATTACGCGTAGGCGAAAAACATATTATTGAAGTATTAAAATCAGATCCGAACATTGGTCAAAACAAATTGTTTTTGAATGCAGCCGGCAAATTTGATCTTAACAAATTCAAGGATTATTTCAAAACCAATCCGGAAGGATTGCAAATGTTGAAAGACAGAGAAAAAGATGCTGAGCTTAACGCCAAGTATCAAATCTATAATTCATTAGTAAAAGGCGCCATGTTTACTACTGAAGCCGAAGGAAAATTCAAATACGAAGCTGAAATGAACAAAGTAACTTTTGACTTTGTTTCTGTACCATACTCTACTGTAAAAGACAGCGATGTGAAAGTAACCGATGAGGAAATCATTGCTTACATGAAAACGAAAGAGAAAAAATTCAAATCAGAAGAAAGCCGCGAATTGGATTATGTCTTAATTCAAGACAAACCATCAGCTGCTGACGAAGCTGAAATCAAGAAAAATGTTGATGCTTTATTGATGCCAAGTGTTCGTTACAACAAAGAAACGTCTAAAAACGATACCATTCCTGGGTTCAGATCAGTTACAGATAATGCAGAGTTTGTAAATGCTAATTCAGATATTCCGTTTGATTCTTCTTATGTAGCTAAACAAGATTTACCTGCAGAACATGCAGATGCTTTATTTGCATTAGCTAACGGTGATGTTTACGGTCCTTATATGTACAACAACTACTATTGCATTTCAAAAGCCTTAGGAAGAAAAGCCGGTGCTAAAGCAAAAGCCAGCCACATCTTGATCAGCTGGGAAGGCACACAAGTACCAAACAAAAAAGAAAAAAGAACCAAAGAACAAGCTAAAGCTAAAGCAGAAGGTTTGTTAGCACAAGCTACAGCCAACCCGGCTATGTTTGCTATATTAGCCATGACCAACTCTGATGATTCATCAGCGCAAAGTGGTGGTGATTTAGGATTTTTTGCACCGGGTCAAATGGTAAAACCTTTTAATGATTTTGTATTCAATAATCCTATCGGTAAAATTGGTTTAGTTGAAACTGAATTTGGATACCACATCATCAATGTTACCGACAAGCAAGATGCTGTAAGATTAGCAACCATTGCTCAAAAAATTGAGCCTTCAGAAGCTACTAATGATAAAATCTATACTCAGGCTACCAAGTTTGAAATGGATGCAGCCGGTAAAGACTTTACAGCATTAGCTAAGCAAATGAAATTAACGGTAAATCCAGCTGTAAGAGTAAAAGCCATTGACGAAAGTTTTGGTTCAGTTAGCAACCAAAGACAAATTGTGAAATGGGCCTTTGATGACAACACCAGCATTGGTGATGTAAAACGTTTTGAAGTGGTGAATGTCGGACATGTAATTGCCAAATTAAAATCAATCACTGAAAAAGGATTAATGTCAGTAGAAGAAGCCAGACCGCAAGTGGAATTGGTGTTGAAAAACAAAAAGAAAGCAGAAAAAATCAAAGCCAAAATGAATGGTACTACTTTAGCCGCTATTGCAGCAGCTAATAAAGTAACGGTTCAAAACGCAATGGATTTAAGTATCGAAAACCCAGCTATTCCAAGCGCAGGTTATGAGCCAAAAGTAATTGGAACTGCCTTTTCTTCTAAAGTTGGACAAGTTTCAAAACCAATTGATGGTAATTCAGGTGTATATGTAATTGCTACGAAAGCGGTTACCAAAGCGCCAGCCTTGAAAAAACACGACGAGTATACTGCTAAAGTACAACAACAAGCTGTAAACTATTCGGGTAGAGTAATGCCGGCATTGAAAAACGATGCAGACATTCAGGATAACAGAGCTGATTTCTACTAATAAGCTAATAAGCTAATAAAAAAGGCTGTTTCAGTAATGAGGCAGCCTTTTTTAATGGTATTAGAATATGTATATAACAAATTAGGCCGCATAATTAAAGTAATTAGGCACTACAATCAAAATGTTTGTAGTGCGTATTTTTAAAATTTATGCAGCCTAAATTTTTTATTTATGCTGCATAAATTTTTTATTTGTAAGGCATAATTTTATTGTTCGACTATCATCTGTTGATAAGGGATAACCGTTTCGTATCCTTTTTGTCTGAAATAGTCGGTGGGGTTTTCTTTAGAAATGCTGAGTACAAAATCGCCTCCCCAAGCACCAAGACTTTTTATAACTCCCTGAAAATCCTCAAAGAGTGATTCTTTTACGGTGGCCAATTCTAAGATGTTGCTCAATTCAATTTCGTGACGCTGTAGGGCTAAGGCAAATGTTTTGGGCTCTGTAGCTTCCACCACGGTTTTAGTAATACTGTCAATGATTGGAATGGTTTTTTCAATGTTGTTGTGTTTGCCAAAATAAGAGGTAATGGCATTGCGGCTGTTTTGCTTTTTATTCAAATAAACAAAAAAGAGTTTGTCTGTAAAATCGGGTTTGAAGTGTACCAACTCCACCACCGGTTGATCATCCACCAACTGGTAAATAATTCCGGTATTATTTTGAGCGCAGGCAATATCATAGCCACTACCGCCAAAACTTCTTTTCAGCAGTACATAAGCATCTATTTGCAACCATTGCGCTATGTTATTAATCAAGGTAGAAGAAGTCCCTAAACCCCATTTTTTAGGAAAAGTTAATTCGGTAATAATACGATAGCCTTTGGCAGTAGTAATAAAATCAGAATGGATTAAATAGGCTTCGTGCAAAATTTCTATCAGGGTGTTTTTAATAGTATGGGCATCGTCAAAGCGTTCCTTCCTAACGATAGAGGCAAACGGAATGACTGCTTCAAACCAAACACTGCCGTCGCTGTCGTAACTCGTCCAATGAATAACTTCTCCTTCTGTTGGTTCAACTGTTAAATTTTGACCGTATTTGGTGGGTAAGGCAAACGCTTTGGCGCCGTCAAGCACCACGTATTCTCCCGTAATTAATAATTTGCCGTTGCTGTAAAAGGTTTTTTTCATGGCTTCTGATTCTGCACCTATTTTCTAAGGTTTTCTATCAACTCCACCACAGAAGCGTGTGAAACCGTATGGTCTTCAAAATACCGAGCAATGGCTTTTCTTTCTTCAGCTGTAGCTTGGTATTGGTTTAAAATATTATTCAAGTGCATTTTCATGTGGCCTTCCTGAATTCCGGTAGTGGTTAACGAACGTAAAGCAGCAAAGTTTTGGGCCAATCCGGTAACGGCTACCACTTGCATTAATTCTTGTGCAGAAGGTTTGCCCAAAATTTCCAAAGCCAGTTTAACCAGCGGATGCAAAGAAGTCAATCCGCCCACTGTTCCTAATGCTAACGGAATTTCCATCCAAAAAGTGAAGATACCGTTTTCAATTTTAGCATGAGATAAACTGGAGTATTGACCACTACGGGAAGCATACGCATGCACTCCGGCTTCTACGGCACGAAAATCATTTCCGGTGGCTAAGACTACTGCATCTACTCCATTCATTATGCCTTTATTATGCGTCACGGCACGATAGGGTTCAATCTCAGCAATACGAACCGCCTGCACCAATTTCTCAGCAAACAAGGTGGGGTTCTCTATTTTCTTTTCGGCCAACTCCTCTACCCTGCACGACACTTCGGCACGCACAATACAATTGGGCACATAGTTAGACAAAATGCTCATCACTATCGTAATGTCCTTTTCTGCTTCAGTAAAGGCAACGTAATTTTGTGCTGCTTCTTTCAACGATTTGGCCAATTGCTCTAAGCACGAATTGATGAAATTCGCCCCCATGCTGTCTTTGGTTTCAAACGTAGCATGAAGCTGGTAATAGTTTTCTAACTCGGCGGTTTTATCTCTAAGTTCCAACGAAAGAATACCGCCACCGCGCTTTTGCATGTTTTTGGTAATGCTTTCGGTTGAAGCCAATAATGTTGCTTTTATAGCATTGAAAAACGATTGTAATTTGTCACGGTCGCCTTTGAAGATAAAATGAACCTGACCAATCTTTTCGGTATTTAAAACAGTAGCCTTAAATCCGCCACGCGTGCTCCAAAACTTAGCCGATTTAGCTGCTGCAGCCACCACCGAACTCTCTTCAATGACCATCGGTACCGAATAGTATTTGCCGTTAATCAAAAAATTGGGAGCAATACCCATCGGCAGATAGA
Above is a genomic segment from Flavobacterium phycosphaerae containing:
- a CDS encoding peptidylprolyl isomerase — its product is MAVLSKIRKRSGLLLLAIGFALLSFVVQDLFTKGFKSLSTDVGSVNGKDISFDEFRVKVANTEKNAQNGQNMTSMQASNQVWNQEVNIALLSAEFEKLGLRVGEKHIIEVLKSDPNIGQNKLFLNAAGKFDLNKFKDYFKTNPEGLQMLKDREKDAELNAKYQIYNSLVKGAMFTTEAEGKFKYEAEMNKVTFDFVSVPYSTVKDSDVKVTDEEIIAYMKTKEKKFKSEESRELDYVLIQDKPSAADEAEIKKNVDALLMPSVRYNKETSKNDTIPGFRSVTDNAEFVNANSDIPFDSSYVAKQDLPAEHADALFALANGDVYGPYMYNNYYCISKALGRKAGAKAKASHILISWEGTQVPNKKEKRTKEQAKAKAEGLLAQATANPAMFAILAMTNSDDSSAQSGGDLGFFAPGQMVKPFNDFVFNNPIGKIGLVETEFGYHIINVTDKQDAVRLATIAQKIEPSEATNDKIYTQATKFEMDAAGKDFTALAKQMKLTVNPAVRVKAIDESFGSVSNQRQIVKWAFDDNTSIGDVKRFEVVNVGHVIAKLKSITEKGLMSVEEARPQVELVLKNKKKAEKIKAKMNGTTLAAIAAANKVTVQNAMDLSIENPAIPSAGYEPKVIGTAFSSKVGQVSKPIDGNSGVYVIATKAVTKAPALKKHDEYTAKVQQQAVNYSGRVMPALKNDADIQDNRADFY
- a CDS encoding GYDIA family GHMP kinase, whose product is MKKTFYSNGKLLITGEYVVLDGAKAFALPTKYGQNLTVEPTEGEVIHWTSYDSDGSVWFEAVIPFASIVRKERFDDAHTIKNTLIEILHEAYLIHSDFITTAKGYRIITELTFPKKWGLGTSSTLINNIAQWLQIDAYVLLKRSFGGSGYDIACAQNNTGIIYQLVDDQPVVELVHFKPDFTDKLFFVYLNKKQNSRNAITSYFGKHNNIEKTIPIIDSITKTVVEATEPKTFALALQRHEIELSNILELATVKESLFEDFQGVIKSLGAWGGDFVLSISKENPTDYFRQKGYETVIPYQQMIVEQ
- a CDS encoding hemolysin family protein, which gives rise to MEIGIIIVCLILSAFFSGMEIAFVSSNKIYLEIEKKQDDFISKILTKLTQKPSKFIATMLVGNNVSMVVYGFFMGDLLMHWFETFGYRFSDLSNLLLQTTLSTLIVLMTSEFLPKVFFQIYANSAIKIFALPAYFFYRLFYYISSFMIWISDFILKRFFKTEGDQINLSFSKVELGNYISEQMNSVEDHESVDSEIQIFQNALEFSGVKARDIMTPRTELVAVELHSSIVDLRSLFIETGYSKILVYFNSLDDIVGYVHSFELFKKPRSIKSVMIPVEFVPETIFIKDVMNLLTKKRKSVAVILDEYGGTSGIVTMEDIVEELFGEIEDEHDSDEALIENPLDDKSYLFSTRLDVEYLNETYNLDIPESDSYSTLGGFIVDFSKEIPQKGDQITIGSFQFSIEEASNKKIELVKMTIID
- a CDS encoding hydroxymethylglutaryl-CoA reductase, degradative — its product is MNNAVAGFSKLSKEAKIDWIANTYFSNPTEAVKTIKQYWNSDVQLQQLHDEFIENTITNFYLPMGIAPNFLINGKYYSVPMVIEESSVVAAAAKSAKFWSTRGGFKATVLNTEKIGQVHFIFKGDRDKLQSFFNAIKATLLASTESITKNMQKRGGGILSLELRDKTAELENYYQLHATFETKDSMGANFINSCLEQLAKSLKEAAQNYVAFTEAEKDITIVMSILSNYVPNCIVRAEVSCRVEELAEKKIENPTLFAEKLVQAVRIAEIEPYRAVTHNKGIMNGVDAVVLATGNDFRAVEAGVHAYASRSGQYSSLSHAKIENGIFTFWMEIPLALGTVGGLTSLHPLVKLALEILGKPSAQELMQVVAVTGLAQNFAALRSLTTTGIQEGHMKMHLNNILNQYQATAEERKAIARYFEDHTVSHASVVELIENLRK